A genome region from Anopheles stephensi strain Indian chromosome 2, UCI_ANSTEP_V1.0, whole genome shotgun sequence includes the following:
- the LOC118503604 gene encoding E1A-binding protein p400-like: MATCILLKYFSCFCLVWFGSIVAAIPVLESAPGIEIIPAAFSEGDTPQYVVVELNKGTNTNNLQQAVMNVPEVQQPQPVTQAPPVVQYQQPATQQQPQYQYAQPQPVYQQSPYYRPQPQVVQYPAPPGSPYYSAPASSFSPYGSPQPGPYYPGPIGERGGFLSGLSGPGSGSRYSPFGGSLPSGLSTGASLLGAALLKLQLKGNNRKECE, from the exons atggcgaCTTGCATCTTGTTAAAATACTTTTCctgcttttgtttggtttggttcggAAGCATCGTAGCCGCGATTCCAGTGCTAGAATCGGCCCCTGGAATAGAGATTATACCGGCCGCATTTTCAGAGGGCGATACACCGCAATACGTCGTAGTGGAATTAAATAAAG GAACGAACACTAACAATCTTCAACAGGCTGTGATGAATGTGCCTGAAGTACAGCAGCCTCAGCCAGTGACTCAGGCACCGCCGGTTGTCCAGTACCAGCAGCCAGcaacgcagcagcagccacagtaCCAGTACGCACAACCGCAGCCAGTGTACCAACAGTCGCCCTACTATCGACCCCAACCACAAGTAGTGCAATATCCTGCGCCACCTGGCTCACCCTACTACAGTGCACCGGCATCAAGTTTCTCACCGTACGGATCACCTCAACCGGGTCCCTACTATCCGGGTCCCATCGGAGAAAGAG GTGGATTTTTGAGTGGCTTATCCGGACCCGGCAGCGGTTCGCGATACTCACCGTTCGGTGGTTCACTACCGTCGGGCTTATCTACCGGAGCCTCGTTACTTGGTGCTGCTTTGCTAAAACTTCAGCTAAAAGGCAACAATCGCAAAGAGTGCGAATAA
- the LOC118503602 gene encoding dnaJ homolog subfamily B member 6 isoform X1: MVDYYKVLEVSRTASEAEIKKAYKKLALRWHPDKNPDNPEESNRRFKEISEAYEVLSDAYKRHIYDTRGTRKGGTGGGTGGTTTGSYTAYTNRDYSRNGGYDHYHHHRYGSGGGSRYGSTGGRENSGSSRTFRDSFRGFFETTPFFRFFEKKRRIYDQYGKDGLINNGGSDRYHQSTRHRRHNGSNGGMDDYEFFGFPFTFRDPEDVFREFFGGSPFDELFRISQPAHQHGRRSNGATNGHQHHYHQQRHSHPQNVISSPFMTPLMSFGLMDDFFNSGHMAPRGGMSSVSELSYSGGGPVKRTSTSTTFINGKKLMTKKVYENGTETIMSYENDVLKSKTVNGVAQAIPYNH; encoded by the exons ATGGTGGACTACTACAAAGTTCTGGAAGTGTCCAGAACGGCATCAGAGGCTGAAATAAAAAAGGC gtACAAAAAACTGGCCCTCCGATGGCATCCAGACAAAAATCCGGACAATCCAGAAGAGTCCAACAGACGGTTTAAGGAAATTTCGGAAGCATACGAAGTACTCTCCGATG CCTACAAACGACACATATACGATACTCGGGGCACGCGGAAAGGTGGTACCGGCGGAGGTACCGGTGGCACTACCACCGGCAGCTACACCGCCTACACCAACCGCGACTACAGTCGCAACGGCGGCTATGACCATTACCATCACCATCGTTACGGGTCCGGCGGCGGCAGCCGGTACGGATCGACCGGTGGCCGGGAAAACAGTGGCAGCAGTCGTACGTTTAGAGATTCGTTTAGAGGATTTTTTGAGACGACGCcgtttttccgcttctttg AAAAGAAACGACGCATCTACGACCAGTACGGCAAGGATGGTCTGATCAACAATGGAGGTTCCGATCGCTACCATCAGAGCACGCGGCACCGACGACACAATGGCAGCAACGGCGGTATGGATGATTACGAGTTCTTCGGCTTCCCGTTCACATTCCGCGATCCGGAGGATGTGTTCCGAGAGTTCTTCGGTGGATCGCCGTTCGATGAGCTGTTTAGAA TTAGTCAACCCGCGCATCAGCACGGCCGACGGTCGAATGGTGCCACCAACGGACACCAGCACCATTACCATCAGCAGCGACACTCACACCCGCAAAACGTCATCTCGTCACCGTTCATGACGCCGCTGATGAGCTTCGGGCTGATGGACGATTTCTTCAACAGCGGTCACATGGCACCGCGCGGTGGTATGAGTTCCGTGTCGGAGCTTAGCTACAGTGGCGGTGGTCCCGTCAAGCGTACCTCCACCTCGACCACCTTCATCAATGGCAAGAAGCTGATGACGAAAAA GGTGTACGAGAACGGTACGGAAACCATCATGTCCTACGAGAACGATGTACTAAAATCAAAGACTGTAAATGGGGTCGCTCAAGCTATACCATACAACCATTAA
- the LOC118503607 gene encoding E1A-binding protein p400-like, whose translation MATCILLKYFSCFCLVWFGSIVAAIPVLESAPGIEIIPAAFSEGDTPQYVVVELNKGTNTNNLQQAVMNVPEVQQPQPVTQAPPVVQYQQPATQQQPQYQYAQPQPVYQQSPYYRPQPQVVQYPAPPGSPYYSAPASSFSPYGSPQPGPYYPGPIGERGGFLSGLSGPGSGSRYSPFGGSLPSGLSTGASLLGAALLLG comes from the exons atggcgaCTTGCATCTTGTTAAAATACTTTTCctgcttttgtttggtttggttcggAAGCATCGTAGCCGCGATTCCAGTGCTAGAATCGGCCCCTGGAATAGAGATTATACCGGCCGCATTTTCAGAGGGCGATACACCGCAATACGTCGTAGTGGAATTAAATAAAG GAACGAACACTAACAATCTTCAACAGGCTGTGATGAATGTGCCTGAAGTACAGCAGCCTCAGCCAGTGACTCAGGCACCGCCGGTTGTCCAGTACCAGCAGCCAGcaacgcagcagcagccacagtaCCAGTACGCACAACCGCAGCCAGTGTACCAACAGTCGCCCTACTATCGACCCCAACCACAAGTAGTGCAATATCCTGCGCCACCTGGCTCACCCTACTACAGTGCACCGGCATCAAGTTTCTCACCGTACGGATCACCTCAACCGGGTCCCTACTATCCGGGTCCCATCGGAGAAAGAG GTGGATTTTTGAGTGGCTTATCCGGACCCGGCAGCGGTTCGCGATACTCACCGTTCGGTGGTTCACTACCGTCGGGCTTATCTACCGGAGCCTCGTTACTTGGTGCTGCTTTGCT GTTGGGATAA
- the LOC118503602 gene encoding dnaJ homolog subfamily B member 6 isoform X2, with protein sequence MVDYYKVLEVSRTASEAEIKKAYKKLALRWHPDKNPDNPEESNRRFKEISEAYEVLSDEKKRRIYDQYGKDGLINNGGSDRYHQSTRHRRHNGSNGGMDDYEFFGFPFTFRDPEDVFREFFGGSPFDELFRISQPAHQHGRRSNGATNGHQHHYHQQRHSHPQNVISSPFMTPLMSFGLMDDFFNSGHMAPRGGMSSVSELSYSGGGPVKRTSTSTTFINGKKLMTKKVYENGTETIMSYENDVLKSKTVNGVAQAIPYNH encoded by the exons ATGGTGGACTACTACAAAGTTCTGGAAGTGTCCAGAACGGCATCAGAGGCTGAAATAAAAAAGGC gtACAAAAAACTGGCCCTCCGATGGCATCCAGACAAAAATCCGGACAATCCAGAAGAGTCCAACAGACGGTTTAAGGAAATTTCGGAAGCATACGAAGTACTCTCCGATG AAAAGAAACGACGCATCTACGACCAGTACGGCAAGGATGGTCTGATCAACAATGGAGGTTCCGATCGCTACCATCAGAGCACGCGGCACCGACGACACAATGGCAGCAACGGCGGTATGGATGATTACGAGTTCTTCGGCTTCCCGTTCACATTCCGCGATCCGGAGGATGTGTTCCGAGAGTTCTTCGGTGGATCGCCGTTCGATGAGCTGTTTAGAA TTAGTCAACCCGCGCATCAGCACGGCCGACGGTCGAATGGTGCCACCAACGGACACCAGCACCATTACCATCAGCAGCGACACTCACACCCGCAAAACGTCATCTCGTCACCGTTCATGACGCCGCTGATGAGCTTCGGGCTGATGGACGATTTCTTCAACAGCGGTCACATGGCACCGCGCGGTGGTATGAGTTCCGTGTCGGAGCTTAGCTACAGTGGCGGTGGTCCCGTCAAGCGTACCTCCACCTCGACCACCTTCATCAATGGCAAGAAGCTGATGACGAAAAA GGTGTACGAGAACGGTACGGAAACCATCATGTCCTACGAGAACGATGTACTAAAATCAAAGACTGTAAATGGGGTCGCTCAAGCTATACCATACAACCATTAA
- the LOC118503608 gene encoding NEDD8-conjugating enzyme UBE2F-like — MITLARKKKESGNGGGAGGNGGSTAGSTGGPMADAPKRISIREFLLVKEVQELEQNLPTTCKVTFHDPNVLSEFTLVISPNEGFWCGGRFKFSILVPEEYNMAPPKVKCLTKLWHPNISVDGDICLSLLRLNSIDGLGWAPTRRLKDVIWGLNSLFTDLLNFDDPLNIEAAEQYSKDKERFQAKVREYVSAYARR, encoded by the exons ATGATCACACTGGCCCGCAAGAAGAAGGAATCGGGTAATGGAGGTGGAGCTGGCGGTAATGGTGGTTCCACCGCGGGAAGCACTGGCGGTCCTATGGCCGATGCACCGAAACGGATATCGATACGAGAGTTTCTGCTCGTGAAGGAAGTGCAAGAGCTGGAACAGAACCTTCCGACTACCTGCAAGGTGACGTTCCACGATCCGAACGTACTGAGCGAGTTCACGCTGGTGATCAGCCCGAACGAAGGTTTCTGGTGCGGCGGTCGGTTCAAGTTTAGCATTCTCGTGCCGGAAGAGTACAACATGGCG CCTCCAAAAGTAAAATGTCTTACCAAACTATGGCACCCGAACATATCCGTCGACGGTGATATCTGTCTGTCGTTGCTCCGGCTGAACTCGATCGACGGTCTCGGGTGGGCCCCGACACGCCGTCTCAAGGATGTCATCTGGGGTCTTAACTCACTCTTCACC GACCTGCTAAACTTTGATGATCCGCTCAACATCGAAGCGGCGGAACAGTATTCCAAAGACAAGGAGCGCTTCCAGGCGAAGGTGCGCGAGTACGTGTCCGCATACGCGAGAAGATAA